From one Solanum lycopersicum chromosome 12, SLM_r2.1 genomic stretch:
- the LOC101266920 gene encoding GCN5-related N-acetyltransferase 8-like yields the protein MALISPISSSNGKTFNQKLFSRIRVAIECDVPHIYKLMQQLFVYHDITHLLKSNESSIASGLFNSKYPHLSPVTTLLIEVSTDPFPSCANDKNNSKELDLNMPLVDEESEQFRVVKHDQHDVFIAGYVMFYPCFSSFFENPVFHMENFFIRECYRRKGFGKWLFSTMALEVARMGFSSIDLYASDWNESTLDFYKHMGATISDDFRVLSLAGKALEAYEDDSN from the exons ATGGCTTTAATCTCTCCTATTTCATCGTCAAACGGAAAAACCTTCAACCAAAAACTTTTTTCCAGAATTAGGGTTGCCATTGAATGCGATGTCCCACACATATACAAGCTCATGCAACAGTTATTCGTTTACCACGACATCACTCATCTCCTGAAATCGAATGAATCCTCCATTGCCTCGGGGCTATTTAACTCGAAATATCCTCATCTTAGTCCTGTTACTACACTTCTAATCGAAGTCTCTACTGATCCTTTTCCATCTTGTGCCAATGACAAGAATAACTCCAAG GAGCTTGATCTTAACATGCCCCTCGTAGATGAGGAGTCAGAGCAGTTTAGAGTTGTCAAACATGATCAACATGATGTTTTTATAGCTGGATATGTCATGTTCTACCCTTGCTTCTCGAGTTTCTTCGAGAATCCAGTCTTCCACATGGAGAACTTCTTTATAAGAGAGTGTTATAGGAGGAAAGGGTTTGGGAAATGGTTGTTTTCAACCATGGCGTTGGAGGTTGCAAGAatgggattttcttccattgattTGTATGCTTCGGATTGGAATGAAAGTACACTTGATTTTTACAAACATATGGGTGCTACAATTTCTGATGATTTTAGGGTTTTGAGTTTGGCTGGTAAGGCTCTTGAAGCATATGAGGATGATAGTAACTAA
- the LOC138340533 gene encoding uncharacterized protein — MEVQGTASETSIPASAPSFDYLHPLYMYPSDSPGSLNVGILLTGSDNYTLWSKAMELALLGKNKVGFIDGTVKKTQFTGDLTRLWDRCNAIVVSWILCNVSKDLHSGVLYCSNSYLIWEDLKERFNKVNSSRIFQLHKEIFTLVQGVSSVSLYYSRLKDLWDEYDSIMPPPACTCSRSKEFFEQLQHQRMLQFLMGLNDNYSQARSQILLMPQLPSINQAYAMVNQDESQRMVAGSSRVMTDMVLTTMFTSNSGPGSHKPRRSYNPNALCDYCNIKGHMRSDCNKLLKCDFCHKTGHLKSNCYKLIGYPAEYKGKRDIIVAGNSIYNAGHVSQQYQCDKTETVQSSYNSQMPQMMQSSFSNKMQLQPSSVSSSHNNESQMPSSH, encoded by the coding sequence ATGGAGGTTCAAGGAACTGCTTCAGAAACTTCCATACCAGCTTCAGCTCCTTCTTTCGATTATCTTCATCCTTTATATATGTATCCATCAGATTCACCTGGATCGTTGAATGTTGGGATCTTACTCACTGGAAGTGATAACTATACCTTATGGAGCAAGGCTATGGAGTTAGCTTTGCTTGGAAAGAATAAGGTTGGATTTATCGATGGAACAGTGAAGAAGACACAGTTCACAGGGGATTTGACTCGACTTTGGGATCGCTGTAATGCCATAGTTGTTTCGTGGATATTGTGCAATGTAAGCAAAGATCTTCACAGTGGAGTTCTCTATTGCTCAAATTCATACTTGATTTGGGAAGATCTTAAGGAAAGGTTTAACAAGGTAAATAGCTCTCGTATTTTTCAGCTGCATAAGGAGATTTTTACTCTTGTTCAAGGTGTCTCGTCTGTGTCATTGTATTACTCTAGATTGAAGGATTTATGGGATGAATATGATTCTATAATGCCTCCTCCAGCTTGTACATGTTCTAGATCTAAAGAGTTTTTTGAGCAATTACAACATCAGAGAATGTTACAGTTTCTAATGGGGCTTAATGACAATTATAGTCAGGCTAGAAGCCAAATTCTGTTAATGCCACAACTTCCTAGCATCAATCAAGCATATGCTATGGTTAATCAAGATGAAAGCCAAAGAATGGTAGCTGGATCAAGTAGAGTAATGACTGATATGGTTCTTACTACAATGTTTACGTCTAATTCTGGTCCTGGTAGTCATAAACCTAGAAGATCTTATAATCCAAATGCTCTTTGTGATTACTGCAATATCAAAGGTCACATGAGAAGTGATTgtaataaacttctaaagtgTGATTTCTGTCACAAAACAGGCCATCTTAAGAGTAATTGCTATAAACTAATTGGATATCCTGCTGAATACAAAGGTAAAAGAGATATAATTGTTGCTGGGAATTCTATCTATAATGCAGGACATGTGTCTCAACAGTATCAATGTGATAAGACAGAAACAGTTCAATCATCTTACAATTCTCAGATGCCTCAGATGATGCAATCATCATTCTCTAATAAGATGCAACTCCAGCCTTCAAGTGTTTCTTCTTCACATAACAATGAATCTCAGATGCCTTCTTCACATTAA
- the LOC101246119 gene encoding WAT1-related protein At1g09380-like, giving the protein MEKMGKDVLPLLLMVIVQLGYAGTAIVSKLVMDEGMDPYVHLSYRQILATISIAPFAYFFERKTRPKLTPFSLFLIFLCSVLGVTAMQMTCIIGLRNSTATITSAMANLIPANTFLLALICRLEKLGLKTKAGQAKMMGTIMCIGGAMLLSLYHGKVVIGKLGFQWKYSQHNNTSKNNSHGNFFNGPFLVIISTMVYSLWLIIQPSVNMRYAAPYTSTTLMFFMASLECVIVAICVNHDDKTAWSLNPIRAISVLYNGIVSSALALYLVTWCIKRKGPLYVSMFLPLQLIFSAFLSWTLLGEKLYTGTFIGSITTIIGLYCFLWGKKKDMNDNTINVKEEISKEKKQLTNFDSEL; this is encoded by the exons atggaAAAAATGGGTAAAGATGTATTGCCATTGTTGTTAATGGTGATAGTTCAATTAGGTTATGCAGGCACAGCTATTGTATCAAAGCTTGTAATGGATGAAGGCATGGATCCTTATGTTCATTTATCCTATAGACAAATTTTGGCCACCATTTCTATTGCACCTTTTGCTTACTTTTTCGAGAG GAAAACAAGGCCTAAGTTGACACCATTTAGCCTTTTCCTAATTTTCTTATGTTCTGTTTTGGG GGTAACAGCAATGCAAATGACTTGTATTATAGGATTAAGAAATTCAACAGCAACTATTACATCAGCTATGGCTAATTTAATTCCAGCAAATACATTTCTTCTTGCCCTCATTTGCAG GCTTGAAAAACTAGGACTAAAAACTAAAGCAGGACAAGCCAAAATGATGGGAACAATAATGTGCATTGGTGGAGCTATGTTGTTATCATTATATCATGGAAAAGTTGTGATTGGAAAATTAGGATTTCAATGGAAATATTCACAACATAATAATACAAGCAAAAATAATAGTCATGGCAACTTCTTCAATGGACCTTTTCTAGTCATAATTAGCACTATGGTTTACTCTTTATGGTTAATCATACAA CCAAGTGTTAATATGAGGTATGCAGCTCCATATACAAGCACAACATTGATGTTCTTCATGGCAAGCTTAGAGTGTGTAATTGTTGCAATTTGTGTTAATCATGATGACAAAACTGCCTGGTCTTTGAACCCCATAAGAGCTATTTCTGTTCTTTACAAT GGAATTGTGAGCTCAGCCCTAGCATTATATTTGGTTACATGGTGTATCAAAAGAAAAGGACCTTTATATGTCTCTATGTTCCTTCCCTTGCAATTAATATTTTCTGCCTTTCTCAGTTGGACATTGCTTGGTGAAAAGTTATACACTGGAAC aTTTATTGGTTCAATTACGACCATTATTGGACTCTATTGTTTTTTATGGGGGAAGAAAAAAGATATGAACGATAACACAATAAATGTTAAGGAGGAAATATCGAAGGAGAAGAAACAGTTGACCAATTTTGACTCGGAATTGTAA
- the LOC101245829 gene encoding thioesterase superfamily protein: MKLPKNTLKCYYFFKHEEKKLVSSLSTSQSIHFSQTRQYSTTTMSNPSSTTTVNTNSLLFMNQSPVKNAFWEARSSIFFSYSSIVPLASSIDDHLIVKTPSRSRTRVVYRFSSDFELRERYRNPMNEIRIEKLLEDLDALAGTISYKHCSSDDGKARSLVLVTASVDNMILKKTICIDKDLTIEGAVTWVGCSSLEIHLEVKQSRSEPTNSKESVSLTANFTFVAKDKRGKSVKINQILPQNEKEKHLWEEAEERNKMRKKKKEEKKDNLNELLLANIKDNNNNILINETCLQNYLVCQPEKNNIHGQIFGGYLMRKAYELAYATAYSFARTPPCFVEVDHVNFLKPVDAGDFLHLKSCVIYTQFENSSRPLINVEVLAHVTQPQDLSSEVSNNFYFTFTVPSDSLRNGLKIRNVVPGTKEEARRVIDVRNTYHPDYNSRI, from the exons ATGAAACTCCCAAAAAACACTCTAAAATGTTACTATTTCTTCaaacatgaagaaaaaaaacttgttTCTTCCCTTTCAACTTCACAATCCATACATTTTTCTCAAACAAGGCAATATTCAACTACAACAATGTCTAATCCATCATCAACAACCACGGTTAATACGAATTCATTGTTATTTATGAACCAATCACCTGTGAAAAACGCGTTCTGGGAGGCACGATCGAGTATTTTCTTCAGTTATTCATCAATTGTTCCATTGGCATCGTCAATTGATGATCATTTGATCGTTAAAACTCCGTCTAGGAGCAGGACTCGTGTTGTGTATAGATTTTCTTCGGATTTTGAACTTCGAGAGAGGTATAGGAACCCGATGAATGAGATTCGAATTGAAAAGTTGTTAGAAGACTTGGATGCACTAGCTGGAACCATTTCCTATAAG CATTGTTCTAGTGATGATGGCAAAGCAAGGTCATTAGTATTGGTGACTGCATCTGTGGataatatgattttgaaaaaaacaatttgTATTGATAAGGATCTCACTATAGAGGGGGCTGTTACATGGGTTGGATGTTCATCTTTGGAGATTCACTTAGAGGTCAAGCAATCTAGATCAg AACCAACCAATTCCAAAGAGTCAGTATCTCTTACAGCAAACTTCACATTTGTAGCAAAAGACAAGAGAGGAAAATCAGTTAAAATCAACCAAATTTTACctcaaaatgaaaaagaaaaacatctatgggaagaagcagaagaaagaaacaaaatgagaaagaagaaaaaagaagaaaaaaaagacaatttGAATGAATTGTTGTTGGCAAATATTAaagacaacaacaataacattttaattaatgaaactTGTCTTCAAAATTATTTGGTTTGCCAACCAGAGAAAAATAACATTCATGGACAAATATTTGGAGGTTATTTAATGAGGAaagcttatgaattggcatatGCAACTGCTTATTCATTTGCTAGGACTCCACCTTGCTTTGTGGAAGTTGATCATGTTAATTTCTTGAAACCA GTAGATGCTGGAGATTTCCTTCACCTCAAATCATGTGTTATATACACACAATTTGAAAATTCATCTAGGCCTTTGATTAATGTGGAAGTGCTAGCTCATGTTACACAGCCCCAAGATCTTTCTAGTGAG GTTTCAAACAATTTCTACTTCACTTTCACAGTCCCCTCAGATTCACTAAGAAATGGCTTGAAAATTAGGAATGTTGTTCCTGGTACAAAGGAGGAAGCGCGGCGTGTGATAGACGTACGGAATACCTATCACCCTGATTATAATTCTCGAATTTGA